The following are from one region of the Cloacibacterium sp. TD35 genome:
- the porV gene encoding type IX secretion system outer membrane channel protein PorV, which translates to MKLTKKLFLGLSIGIGSLAMAQNTYPVLTGAPFLRISPDARAGGLGDQGVATSADAFSQFWNASKYPFSRNTSSAAVSYTPWMGKLTNDVFLMYLGFNTMLGEEDRSSLSASIYYFNMGSVDLTRLVGSEVVNEGTAKPNEFSIDVAYALKLSDTYSMAVTGRYIRSDLSGGFNTDSSLKPANSFAVDVSGYLQTFKHTSFGDYEGRVRAGWAIQNLGPRLDYTGDENSRSYLPTTFRLGAGYDLFLDEVNKVGLTLEASKLLVPGPDSTGNVPNVGVIEGIGKSFSNKESIMYSGSLEYSYDNAFSVRTGYFRESEIQGARQFATVGVGLNYNSFGLDLSYLINTSKVNTALDNTLRFGLTWNIGEESYNNEDY; encoded by the coding sequence ATGAAATTAACAAAAAAACTCTTTTTAGGGCTAAGTATTGGAATCGGAAGTTTGGCGATGGCACAAAATACTTATCCTGTGCTTACAGGAGCTCCTTTTTTAAGGATTTCTCCAGATGCTAGAGCTGGAGGTTTAGGAGACCAAGGTGTAGCAACAAGCGCAGATGCTTTTTCACAATTTTGGAATGCTTCTAAGTATCCATTTAGTAGAAATACATCTTCTGCTGCAGTAAGTTATACTCCATGGATGGGAAAACTTACCAACGATGTATTTTTAATGTATTTAGGTTTTAATACCATGTTAGGAGAAGAAGATCGTTCTTCACTTTCTGCAAGTATTTACTACTTTAACATGGGTTCTGTAGACCTTACCAGATTAGTAGGAAGCGAAGTAGTAAATGAAGGAACTGCAAAACCTAATGAATTTTCAATAGATGTAGCTTATGCTTTAAAATTATCTGATACTTACTCTATGGCGGTAACTGGTAGATACATCCGTTCTGATTTATCTGGAGGATTTAACACAGATAGCTCTCTTAAACCAGCCAATTCATTTGCAGTAGACGTTTCTGGTTATTTACAGACTTTCAAACATACCAGTTTTGGTGATTACGAAGGAAGAGTAAGAGCAGGTTGGGCAATTCAAAATTTAGGCCCAAGATTAGACTACACAGGTGACGAAAATTCACGTTCATATTTACCTACTACTTTTAGATTAGGTGCTGGTTACGATTTGTTTTTAGACGAAGTAAACAAAGTTGGTTTGACTTTAGAAGCTTCTAAATTACTCGTTCCAGGTCCAGACAGCACAGGAAACGTTCCAAATGTAGGCGTAATAGAAGGAATTGGTAAATCTTTTAGCAATAAAGAAAGCATCATGTATAGCGGTTCTTTAGAATACTCTTACGATAATGCTTTTTCTGTGAGAACTGGTTATTTCAGAGAGAGTGAAATTCAAGGAGCAAGACAATTTGCTACCGTGGGTGTAGGTCTTAATTACAACTCTTTTGGCCTAGATTTATCTTACCTCATCAATACTTCTAAAGTAAACACCGCTCTTGATAATACCTTAAGATTTGGCCTTACTTGGAACATTGGCGAAGAATCTTATAACAATGAAGATTATTAA